GCCAAGGATAGCTCAGTTTATCTGAAAATGTCTTAAAGACATTCTAAAAACCAGAGATAaactaacttatatgattcaaaaCGGTGATTATGGTTGCCCTTTCTGTGCTCAAACTCTGGAAAATTCTTCACACTGCATTCTTCATTGCAATCTCTCTAAAGCAGTCTGGTTTGCAGTCTTAGGAATCCATATTCAAGCTGATGCAAACTTAGTAGAATGGTTATGCAACTGGTTTGACGTGCTTTTTTCAAATCAGATACAGGAGGATCATCTTTGCAAAATAGCAATAACTGCATGGTGTATATGGTCTGCACGGTGTGATAATGTGTTCAAAGGGTGGAAGATAACTCCAGACACAATCATTCATCGAAGTAAAAAAGAAATAGAGCTCTTGAAGACAAAACAAGAAACCTCTACACCTCCCATTCTTAAACAAAATAGATTAAATCTGCATTGGAGTCCTCCTCCTATAGGAATTCATAAAATTAATGTAGATGGTTCTTTTAATTACTCTTTAAAAACAGGTGGGTTTGGTCTAATATTACGTGATTTTGCAGGTACTCACAGGGGCTCCAAATGTATCTTCCTAGAATCAGCTCTGAGTCCAGAGCAAGTGGAGTGCAAGGGATTACGAGAAGCTATACAATGGGCAGACGATATGAGGCTAGATAAGGTAGTTTTTGAAATGGACTCTCAATTGGTTGCTGATGCAATAAACAACGAAGAATTCAATGCATATTGGAGAATTCGCTTTTTAATCTTAGATATTAAAAGAATTCTTAAGAATAATGTTTCCTGGGAATGCAT
This DNA window, taken from Papaver somniferum cultivar HN1 chromosome 3, ASM357369v1, whole genome shotgun sequence, encodes the following:
- the LOC113359717 gene encoding uncharacterized protein LOC113359717; translated protein: MIQNGDYGCPFCAQTLENSSHCILHCNLSKAVWFAVLGIHIQADANLVEWLCNWFDVLFSNQIQEDHLCKIAITAWCIWSARCDNVFKGWKITPDTIIHRSKKEIELLKTKQETSTPPILKQNRLNLHWSPPPIGIHKINVDGSFNYSLKTGGFGLILRDFAGTHRGSKCIFLESALSPEQVECKGLREAIQWADDMRLDKVVFEMDSQLVADAINNEEFNAYWRIRFLILDIKRILKNNVSWECIYVPKEKNKVADRLAKLARVSCLSSVWILSIPDDILFQLNEDANHVIYDI